One Hypanus sabinus isolate sHypSab1 chromosome 4, sHypSab1.hap1, whole genome shotgun sequence genomic region harbors:
- the LOC132392300 gene encoding interferon tau-like produces the protein MALGRVWRVCSVWLLLTVTPTLGCERLQLLQVLNRETLGELNEMGGRLPRHCATERLSLKTKPLELVKLSAEVPAQDWIWIIHQTLHHLRRIYSMNLSSDRRVEDFKIHLDRQLKALDVCVRKPGSESRSRKNAAILKYFHVLREFLKQKRFSDCAWEKTHDETRRHLQQLRFVMAKVGKVHRRLSRDNIKEGEDW, from the exons ATGGCATTGGGCCGTGTTTGGAGAGTTTGCAGTGTGTGGCTGTTGTTGACCGTGACCCCGACCCTGGGCTGTGAGAGGTTACAGTTACTGCAAGTTCTCAACAGAGAGACTCTGGGCGAGCTGAATGAAATG GGTGGCCGCCTCCCTCGACACTGTGCGACTGAGAGGCTGTCGTTGAAAACCAAGCCCTTGGAGCTGGTGAAACTTTCGGCGGAGGTTCCT GCCCAGGACTGGATCTGGATCATCCATCAGACCCTGCATCACCTTCGCAGGATCTACAGTATGAACCTGAGCTCAGACAGACGGGTGGAAGACTTCAAGATTCACTTGGATCGGCAGCTCAAAGCACTGGACGTTTGTGTCCGGAAACCAGGCTCAGAGTCCAGATCAAGGAAGAATGCTGCAATTCTTAAATATTTTCACGTACTGAGAGAGTTTCTGAAACAGAAG CGATTCAGTGACTGTGCCTGGGAAAAAACCCACGATGAGACCAGGAGACATTTACAACAACTCCGTTTCGTTATGGCAAAAGTCGGTAAAGTTCACCGAAGACTTTCCAGAGATAATATCAAAGAAGGCGAAGATTGGTGA
- the LOC132392301 gene encoding interferon omega-1-like yields the protein MALAFCTDHPAMWFHWNWGGRLPRHCVTERLSLKTKPLELVKLSAEVPAQERIQIVHQTLHHLRRIYSMNLSSVSWVQSSVELLRLLLDRQLRELDVCVRKPGSETRPRKNAAILKYFQKLREFLKQKGFSNCAWEITRTETMTHLKQLLLIMAKISRDH from the exons ATGGCCTTGGCTTTCTGCACTGACCACCCTGCCATGTGGTTTCACTGGAACTGG GGTGGCCGCCTCCCTCGACACTGTGTGACTGAGAGGCTGTCGTTGAAAACCAAGCCCTTGGAGCTGGTGAAACTTTCGGCGGAGGTTCCT GCCCAGGAAAGGATCCAGATTGTCCATCAGACCCTGCATCACCTCCGCAGGATCTACAGTATGAACCTGAGCTCAGTCAGCTGGGTCCAGAGCTCAGTGGAACTCCTTCGGCTTCTGTTGGATCGGCAGCTCAGAGAGCTGGATGTGTGTGTCCGGAAACCAGGCTCAGAGACCAGACCAAGGAAGAATGCCGCAATTCTTAAATACTTTCAGAAATTGAGAGAGTTTCTGAAACAGAAG GGATTCAGCAACTGTGCCTGGGAGATAACCCGCACTGAGACCATGACGCATTTGAAACAGCTCCTTCTCATTATGGCAAAAATCAGCAGAGATCACTGA